DNA sequence from the Kazachstania africana CBS 2517 chromosome 4, complete genome genome:
tttgatgaaagaagTTGGGAAGAAGGTACTGATGGAGTGAGagatgacgatgatgacgatgaagGTTACGATGATGATAGCATAAACAATTATGAAACTGATGACAGTGATGACATGGACGAAAGCCGCAACACTGTCTCAAGCAGTGCTCCAAGACGTAATATTGAGACAGATATATATGCCAATACAACAAAGGGCTCCTCATCTAACCCATTTGGTGATCAAAACGAAAtctaaaaatgatgaaattgtatatatacCAGTAACCGATCATCATGAAGTAAGAATGTAGATATATACTCATATATACACATATTCTCTTCACTTTGATTTAAATGTTAATGACAAACTGTTAACGCAATGTCTAACATCTTTAGGTAAACCTAGCGATTTGCTCCAGCCTTCGTTTTCGAAAACGTGACCTAAATGACCGCCGCAATTGTTACAGCAAATTTCTGTTCTTTGAATGTCCATTGAATTatctttgatatattttaaagCTTGAGGGttgatttcttcataaAAGGAGGGCCAACCACAGCctgattcaaattttgtttcacTCTTGTATAGTGGAGCGTCACAGTTTGCACATGAATAAATGCCTGTCTCCTTGTTGTTCAGGTATTTACCAGTGTTAGGTGGCTCCGTTCTTttatatttcaagattgaTAACTGCTCAGGCGTTAGTTTGGGATTCCAGTTATTGCCATCACCATTTGTAGACATAGTTCTCACTTGAATAATACTATTTGATCTGATTGAAGTTAAATAGCGCAATACACTTCTTCTAGAGAGCATATATCTACTTGACCGATGTGTCTAtgtaaatttttgttttccCCTTCACTCTCATCTCTTGAGCGATGACTTTATCATATCTTTTTATACAGTTGCTGATTTCAGAATAAGAGGGAGAAAGGCCAAGGGATATCGTCTGCGACAATCAAGAGCTATTTACAGCATTATTGGCAGTATTTGAGAAACAAATTCTTTTGCCATTCTGTCACAGTACGGTAGTAATGAGTGAAGCCGACTCATTTGTCAGGATGGAAAAGTAGCTGAGTATATATTTCAGCACGTCGTTCTAAGTGGTGTAGAATGATTGGACTGAAGATAGCATACTATGTGCCGTTTATAGTAGCCAACAATGGTTTTGTTTGTGAATATGCAAGAGTGGAAACGCAGCACATCGACGTAGAGAGTGGCAAGTGAGTCTAGAAAGTACAGTGAAATGCATGTGACGAGAGCACCTTCTAAGGCTGAAATACAGCTAAACCACCCGAACAATTCATAACATGCATCATTTTGCAAAACACAAAAGAGTCTCAGTAAATTCTAATGCTGGAAAGTAGCTCTAATTCTCATACTTCACCCCAATCGCCGCAAGACTTATCTTGATATAGTGTAACTGAAACTTGTAAGCATGCTATTCCATCCAATTACCCTCTTGTTAAGAAGCATTAGAGCCTCTAAGAACAGTACTTACCATTAGAATTGGTAACgatatgatttttttttttctttgggATGTCTCTATAGCGATATGAAAATAGTGCAAGATGAAACTATaggaagatgataaaaagATTCATCGTGAGAGTTCACATCTAGAAGAGCAGAAGTTATCGTACATAGATATATGTCAGAAAGCCCAGTATCCCAAATTAACAATGGAGACTATGCAAACTGGACCGTCGATGAGGTCGTGTCATGGTGTAAATCAACACTAAAACTTCCAGACGACAATTCTTTATGCTTAAGCCTGGTGGAAAATGACGTGTCTGGTAgtatattgaaagatttaacATTAGATGATTGTAAAGATCTGTGTGATAGTAATTTAAAACTGGCAATCAAACTGAAGATTTCTATAAATAAACTAAATGATACGAGTGCCGATTTAGCAAGTGAACAGAATGAGAATATCAATGTATTACTGAAAAATCTTTATACAACCTTATCTCATAAACTGCAGGAATATGAATcacaatataaaaaattgagaatgGATGTCTTAGAAGTTATGAAGACTAGTCCTTCTCCCATACAACATACGCAGGGTGATTATTTCGAACAGAAACGTGCACATACGCCCGCGACACATATAGGTACTGCTACTGCCGTTGTCAAATCCTTGCCGGATAGTAGCAAGTCTGCCAGTGTGGTAGCAACAAACGAGCCCTTGAAACAGTTGAGAGCTTCAAAGGAAGACTCGTGTGAGAgagttttgaaaaatgctATGAAAAGACACAATTTAAATGACCAAGATTGGAAGCAGTATGTACTTGTTCTTTGTTATGCAGATCAAGAAAGAATTCTTGAGTTACATGAAAAGCCAGTaatcatcttcaagaatttgaaacaacAGGGATTGCATCCATCAATCATGTTAAGACGAAAAggtgattttgaagaagtgCCAATGAGTAATCTCAATAATCACAGTTCTAATGATAATGGTAATCTTACCCCTGGTGGGAGATTATAATAAGTGTTAGGTATacatttttataaaattacaaattatttttgtatggattgaattttcttttagctttcattatttttaccTTTTCTTGGTCTTGCTTAAACTTAGCTAataattgatcaatttcttgCTTCTTATGTTCCCTAACTTGGAATCTATAGAAATCTTTCTTTGCCTTTTTATCTACCGTAGTAAGTATTGGTTTCTTACTTTCATGCTTCGATAGTGGGTTCCTATTtaatatctttttctttatagaGTTCAACGTCTTTGTATTTTTACCTACTACCAAGGTGAAACCGTCTTCATCAACTAA
Encoded proteins:
- the MXR2 gene encoding peptide-methionine (R)-S-oxide reductase (similar to Saccharomyces cerevisiae YCL033C; ancestral locus Anc_1.40) yields the protein MSTNGDGNNWNPKLTPEQLSILKYKRTEPPNTGKYLNNKETGIYSCANCDAPLYKSETKFESGCGWPSFYEEINPQALKYIKDNSMDIQRTEICCNNCGGHLGHVFENEGWSKSLGLPKDVRHCVNSLSLTFKSK
- the STE50 gene encoding Ste50p (similar to Saccharomyces cerevisiae STE50 (YCL032W); ancestral locus Anc_1.42), whose translation is MSESPVSQINNGDYANWTVDEVVSWCKSTLKLPDDNSLCLSLVENDVSGSILKDLTLDDCKDLCDSNLKLAIKLKISINKLNDTSADLASEQNENINVLLKNLYTTLSHKLQEYESQYKKLRMDVLEVMKTSPSPIQHTQGDYFEQKRAHTPATHIGTATAVVKSLPDSSKSASVVATNEPLKQLRASKEDSCERVLKNAMKRHNLNDQDWKQYVLVLCYADQERILELHEKPVIIFKNLKQQGLHPSIMLRRKGDFEEVPMSNLNNHSSNDNGNLTPGGRL